AATAGTTATTATTTTTTACGTGTTACTGATTCGATCAGGCATGAGTGAAAAGTATTAATTGAAACAATGGTTTTTGGGTAATCTATACCCGTAGCCTCATTTCAATTGAACTTTTACTCATGCCTTTTTTGTGTTTTTTGGTAAATGAAAACGCTTAATGAGCTATATAAAAAATGGAGGTATATATTATGTTTAAAAAAGCTTTTGGCGTCTTGCAAAAAGTCGGTAAAGCACTAATGCTCCCGGTCGCGCTATTGCCGGCTGCAGGTATTTTACTTGCCTTGGGGGCGGCGCTTAGAAACCCGGCACTTATAGAGTTAGCTCCTTTCCTAGATAACAGCACGGTGGATATGATTGCTGCTGTTATGCAAAAAGCCGGGGATATCATCTTTGGTAACCTCCCGCTCCTATTTGCGGTTGGTGTTGCAGTTGGTTTAGCTGGGGGAGAGGGTACAGCCGGACTAGCGGCAATTATTGGATACCTGATCATGAATGTAACGATGGGAACAGTCCTTGGAATTACAGCAGAAGATGTAAACGGTCTAAACTACGCAAACGTTTTAGGAATTCCGACACTGCAAACTGGAGTGTTTGGAGGAATAATCGTCGGTATACTAGCTTCTGCGATGTACAATAAGTTTTATGAAATTGAATTACCATCATATTTAGGATTCTTCGCAGGAAAACGTTTTGTACCTATTATTACAGCAGCGTCTGCTCTTGTTTTAGGTTTATTGATGATTTTTATTTGGCCGCCAATTCAAAATGGCTTAAATGCGTTCTCACAAAACATGGTACATGCAAACTTAACAATTTCTGCTTTTATTTTCGGAGTAATTGAACGTTCTTTGATACCATTTGGTTTACACCATATTTTCTACTCTCCATTCTGGTATGAATTCGGAGAATACGCAACAAAAGCAGGAGAAGTGGTTCGTGGAGATCAACGTATCTTCATGGCACAAATCACAGACAATGTTCAAAATTTAACAGCAGGAACATTTATGACAGGTAAATTCCCATTCATGATGTTTGGACTTCCAGCAGCTGCGCTAGCCATTTATCATGAAGCAAAACCTGAAAAGAAAGTTTTTGTTGGAGGATTAATGGCATCTGCTGCCCTTACTTCATTCTTAACGGGTATTACAGAACCAATAGAATTCTCATTTTTATTCGTAGCACCAATTTTGTTTGGTATTCATGCAATCTTCGCCGGGTTCTCGTTTATGATCATGCACTTGTTAGATGTAAAAATCGGGATGACTTTCTCCGGCGGTTTAATTGACTATATTTTATTTGGATTAATTAACCCGCAAACAAATGCGTGGATTGTTATACCTGTGGGTCTTGTTTTTGCAGTTGTATACTACTTTGGTTTCCGATTTGCGATTCGTACCTTTAATCTAAAAACTCCAGGACGTGAGTTGGAAGAAGAGGAAGAAAACCAAGCACCAACAGGTAAAGCTGGATCTGGTGATTTGGCGTCTAATATTTTGGATGCAATGGGTGGTAAGGGAAATATTGCTCACTTAGATGCATGTATTACTCGACTTCGTGTATCTGTTAATGACATCAAAAATGTTGATAAAGATCAATTGAAGAGATTAGGTGCGGCTGGTGTTTTAGAAGTCGGAAACAATATACAAGCGATATTTGGACCGCGCTCCGAAACCATTAAGGGCCAAATGAAAGATATTATGAATGGTAAAAAACCAAGCACTACTGTAAAAGCGCCTGAAAAAGGTGTGGAACAGCAAATCGAGGAAATTAATCCAGAAGCACTTCAAACTGCTCGCAGTAATGAAGACCAAGGATTTATGGCTCCATTGAAAGGTGAATTAAAGCCAATTACAGAAGTGCCTGACCAGGTATTTGCAGGTAAAATGATGGGTGATGGCTTTGCAATTGTTCCGGCAGAGGGTACAATTGTATCGCCTGTAAACGGGAAGATCGTTAACCTGTTCCCAACTAAACATGCAATTGGAATTCTTTCTGATACAGGCCGCGAGATTCTAATTCATGTTGGAATTGATACAGTGAATTTAAAGGGTCAAGGGTTTGAAACTTTAGTATCTGAAAATGACATTGTTGACCAAGGTCAGCCATTACTAAAAGTTGATTTGGATTATATTAAAGAACATGCTACATCAACCATTACGCCGGTTGTTTTCACTAACTTAGCTGAAGGTGAAAAGGTAGTGATTGAAAAGCCGGGTCAAGTTAATCTGAAACAAACAGGAATTATTAAAATTACGAAATAAGATGGAGCCGACTCCGAATATGAGAGTCGGCTTTCTTCTATATAAAAGACGAATATGTAAAGTGAAATTAATTTCAATATACTGTTGACGTTGGTTGTTAAT
The Neobacillus niacini DNA segment above includes these coding regions:
- the ptsG gene encoding glucose-specific PTS transporter subunit IIBC encodes the protein MFKKAFGVLQKVGKALMLPVALLPAAGILLALGAALRNPALIELAPFLDNSTVDMIAAVMQKAGDIIFGNLPLLFAVGVAVGLAGGEGTAGLAAIIGYLIMNVTMGTVLGITAEDVNGLNYANVLGIPTLQTGVFGGIIVGILASAMYNKFYEIELPSYLGFFAGKRFVPIITAASALVLGLLMIFIWPPIQNGLNAFSQNMVHANLTISAFIFGVIERSLIPFGLHHIFYSPFWYEFGEYATKAGEVVRGDQRIFMAQITDNVQNLTAGTFMTGKFPFMMFGLPAAALAIYHEAKPEKKVFVGGLMASAALTSFLTGITEPIEFSFLFVAPILFGIHAIFAGFSFMIMHLLDVKIGMTFSGGLIDYILFGLINPQTNAWIVIPVGLVFAVVYYFGFRFAIRTFNLKTPGRELEEEEENQAPTGKAGSGDLASNILDAMGGKGNIAHLDACITRLRVSVNDIKNVDKDQLKRLGAAGVLEVGNNIQAIFGPRSETIKGQMKDIMNGKKPSTTVKAPEKGVEQQIEEINPEALQTARSNEDQGFMAPLKGELKPITEVPDQVFAGKMMGDGFAIVPAEGTIVSPVNGKIVNLFPTKHAIGILSDTGREILIHVGIDTVNLKGQGFETLVSENDIVDQGQPLLKVDLDYIKEHATSTITPVVFTNLAEGEKVVIEKPGQVNLKQTGIIKITK